From the Pyramidobacter porci genome, the window CGCGGCGATTTCGATCCCTCCGGCCGCTTCCCTGACGTCGACATCCCGGCGCTGGACGCGCTCAGCCTGATGCCGCGCTTTATGGACCGCTTCGGGCGGCGCTTTCTCGCCTCGCGCCCCGAGCAGATCCGCAAGCGCTGCATCGCCTGCGGCCGCTGCGTCGCCGTCTGTCCCGCCGAGGCGCTGAGGCTGGAAAACGAAACGCTGTTTTTCGACTACGCCGCATGCATCCGCTGTTACTGCTGTCACGAGATGTGCCCCCGCGACGCCGTCGCTTTCCGCGAAGGGGCGCTGATGAAGCTGTTCGCTCTGCTGAGGAAAACGCGCCGCGCCGGGCGCGGGAAAATTTGAATCCGGCGCGAAAAACCGCGAGGGCGGGCGATTGGCCAAAATCCAATCGCCCGCCCTCGCGGTTTGTGATCTCCGTTCGTCTTTTCTACTCTTCCGCGTAGAGGGCTTCGAGGCAGGCACGCGAGAGACTGCGCAGACTGGAGATGCCCATTTCCGGCGGCAGCGAGCTGGCGTCGTAGGCGAGCGGCAGTTCCGTGCAGGCGGTAACGATCGGGGCGCGGCGGACGGCCCACAACTTGGCGGCGATCTCTTCCATGACCGCGCCGCCGGCTTTCAGTTCGCCGGCCTTGACGCGGACGATGGCTTGGGTCGCCAGTTCGCGGACTTCTTCGCTGGGGGCGAAGAAGCGGTAGCCGCGGCGCGCCGCTTCCTTCTCGTAGATGCCCGAATCCATCGTCGCGCCGGTGGCGATGATCCAGCAGCCGTCGGGCGCGGCTTTAATCGCGTCGGCGACGGTGGCTTCGACGATGTGGATCAGCGGCGAGCGCAGCTGGGCGCGGAACGGATCAATGAAGATGTGCGCCGTGTTGCAGGGCACGGCCAGCAGATCGGCGCCCCAGCCGCACAGCGTGTCCAGCCCCTGGCGCAGCGCGGCGGCGGGGCTTTCGCCGCGGCCGAAAAACGCCGCCGTGCGGTCGGGCGTCTGCGCGTTGGAGTAAACGTAGACGACGGGATGTTCCTGGTCGCGCTTCGCCGGGGCCATCGCCGCCAGCAGGCGCAGAAATTCGGCCGAGGCCGCCGGGCCCATGCCGCCGTAAACGCCGAGGATCTTTCGAGGGATCATGTCGTTCACCTGCGTTTCGCAAAATTTGCCGCTCACAGAGCGCGCCGATTATCTTATTCCCGTTTGCGGACGCTGTCAAACGGCCGCCGTTTGGGGGAACGGCGCGCGAGTGATAGAATAGGGGCGAAAAAAGCGCGCGGTTCGCCGGGCGCGGCAAATTCCGCACGACAAAGGGGAAAACTCACGTGAACGTCGATCTGAACGAAATCAACTCGCGCCTGACCGGCCCCGACGCGGCGGCGGTCAAGGCTTCGCTGGAACGCTGGAGCCTCGTCGCCAAGCCCTTGAAAAGCCTGGGCGCGCTCGAGGACCTGGTGACGCGGATCGCCGGGATCACGGGCGAGGCGCGCTTCGACATCGGCAAACGAGCGCTGGTGGTGATGTGCGCCGACAACGGCGTGATCGCGCAGGGCGTGACGCAGACGGACGAGTCGATCACGGCGCTGGTGGCCGCCGATCTGGCGAAGGGCTGTTCCTCCGCCAACCTGATGGCGCGCGTGGCGCGCGCGGACGTGATCCCCGTGGACGTGGGCGTGAAATATCCGCCCGACGCGCCGGGGCTGATCAGCCGCCGCATCGCCGCCGGCACGCGCGACTTCACTTCCGGGCCGGCGATGACGCGCGAACAGGCGCTGCGGGCGATCGGCGTCGGCATCGAAACGGCGCGCGAGTGCCGCGAAAAGGGCTACCGCCTGATCGCCACGGGCGAGATGGGCATCGGCAACACCACGACCAGCGCCGCCGTGGCCGCCGTACTGCTGGGCTGCGAGCCGCGCGGGATCACGGGGCGCGGGGCGGGGCTTTCGGACGAAGGGCTGAAGCGCAAGATCGCGGCGATCGAAAAGGGCATCGCCGTCAACCGCCCCGACGCGGACGACGCGCTGGACGTGCTCGCCAAGCTGGGGGGCTTCGACATCGCCGCCATGGCGGGGCTGTTCATCGGCGGCGCGCTGGAGCGCCTGCCCGTGGTGATCGACGGCGTGATCAGCGCCGTCGGCGCGCTCGCAGCGCGCCGGCTGTGTCCCGGCTGCGCCTTCGCCATGATTCCCAGCCACATGTCGGCGGAACCGGCGGCGCGCAGGATCTTCGGCGAGCTGGGGCTGGAGCCGGTGATCCGCGCCGGGATGCGCCTCGGCGAGGGCACGGGCGCGTTGTGCCTGTTCCCGCTGCTGGACATGGCCATGGCGCTCTACGACGGTCTCGTCTTCAGCGACATCGGCATGGAAGCCTACACGCCGCAGTCATAAAGTTTTTGAGAACAAAATCCACCACAAAAAAACGGAGAAAAAACGC encodes:
- a CDS encoding aspartate/glutamate racemase family protein; this encodes MIPRKILGVYGGMGPAASAEFLRLLAAMAPAKRDQEHPVVYVYSNAQTPDRTAAFFGRGESPAAALRQGLDTLCGWGADLLAVPCNTAHIFIDPFRAQLRSPLIHIVEATVADAIKAAPDGCWIIATGATMDSGIYEKEAARRGYRFFAPSEEVRELATQAIVRVKAGELKAGGAVMEEIAAKLWAVRRAPIVTACTELPLAYDASSLPPEMGISSLRSLSRACLEALYAEE
- the cobT gene encoding nicotinate-nucleotide--dimethylbenzimidazole phosphoribosyltransferase — its product is MNVDLNEINSRLTGPDAAAVKASLERWSLVAKPLKSLGALEDLVTRIAGITGEARFDIGKRALVVMCADNGVIAQGVTQTDESITALVAADLAKGCSSANLMARVARADVIPVDVGVKYPPDAPGLISRRIAAGTRDFTSGPAMTREQALRAIGVGIETARECREKGYRLIATGEMGIGNTTTSAAVAAVLLGCEPRGITGRGAGLSDEGLKRKIAAIEKGIAVNRPDADDALDVLAKLGGFDIAAMAGLFIGGALERLPVVIDGVISAVGALAARRLCPGCAFAMIPSHMSAEPAARRIFGELGLEPVIRAGMRLGEGTGALCLFPLLDMAMALYDGLVFSDIGMEAYTPQS